The genomic stretch GTGGACTACGACATGGCGATGCAACCGAAATGCGCTCCGTTTCGGCCGGTCATCTTCCATGACGGCCGCCTGGTGCGCCGGCCAACGGCTCTCATGTCGCTCGCCATCCTCTTCTGGATCCCCCTCGGCGTCCTCCTCGCCTTCGTCCGCATCacactcggcctcgtcctccccaTCCAGGCCCTCCCCTACATCGCGCCCTTCGTCGGCGGCGCCGTCATCACGCGCGGCCACCCGCCTCcacccaccaccgccaaggacGGATCACCATCCGGCGTCCTCTTCGTGTGCACGCACCGGACTCTCATGGACCCGGTGGCGCTCGCCTTCGTGCTCGGCCGGCGCGTGGCCGCCGTGACCTACTCCCTCTCCCGCCTCTCGGAGCTCCTCTCGCCGATCCCGACGGTGCGGCTGACGCGCGACCGGGAGACGGACGCGGCGCGGATGCTGGCAGAGCTGGCACGCGGCGACGTGGCCGTGTGCCCCGAGGGAACGACGTGCCGGGAGCCGTTCCTGCTCCGGTTCTCGGCGCTGTTCGCGGAGCTGAGCGACCGGATCGTGCCGGTGGCGACCAACTACCGGGTGGGGCTCTTCCacccgacgacggcgaggggGTGGAAGGCCATGGaccccatcttcttcttcatgaaccCGAGGCCGGTCTACGAGGTGACCTTCCTGAACCAGCTCCCCGCCGAGGCCACGTGCGCCGCCGGGAAGAGCGCCGTCGACGTCGCCAACTACGTGCAGAGGATCCTCGCCGCCACGCTCGGGTTCGAGTGCACCACTTTGACGCGCAGGGACAAGTACCGGGTGCTCGCCGGCAACGACGGCATCGTCGGCGTCAAGCCCgccgctgcggcggcggcggcgaccaagCCAGGGTGGCAGCGCCGGGTCAAAGAGGTGCTCGGGTTCTTGCTCCACTAAAATCGACTCGATTAACCACTCCATTGGTGAGCTGCAAACTAAGACACTTAGCTCAATTACTTGTTTATTACACACACGCGTATATGTACGCAGCAAAATTTGTAAGTGATAGCCATTAGCAATTCAAGCTAATCTATACTATATGGTTGTTTTTTTTTAACTTGTTTTTCACGCGAATTTGTTCGTCGCCCAGTTCAATTTTGGTGTTGTAAATTCGTAGCGAGTGTAATATCTGTAATTAATGAGCGGAAGTTGCTAGCCGTTGAGCAGTCCTCTACTCTACCTTATCTTATCTTATCGTTTCTTACAGTGGATTTAACATGAAATGGAGTAGTTGTTAGGTGAGCGAGTTAATCTATTTTTGTAGGTCAGCAATTTTTCCTCTTGATTTGACAAATGTCTGTGCTTGTAGATTGTTGCCACTTTTTTGGCTGCAAAAGAATGTTTGCGCACTCCACTTCGGAGTGAGCAATGAGCACATATTTACCACCAGTAAACGCTCCTggggaaaaaaaaaagaactaaacGCTGCTCTAATTGTAGTTTTGCGTTGTGGGGACACATTGCTAACAGGCAaaaaactgaaaaagaatttgtcaagagtgggatttgaacCCACGCCCTTTCGGACCAGTACCTGAAACTGGCGCCTTAGACCAACTCGGCCATCTTGACTTGATGTCCATGTTTAACATACACGTTATATAACTCTGTCCATGTTTGCCGCGGCTGTGCTGATTAcacttcttcaatagaattttatTTTATACTCGATTAATCCTTACATTTCGTAATGATGTTCCTTTTTATTAAGTGTAAACTAGTTTATCCCTCTGTTTTGTAAGAGAAGATGTACAAAATTTATCAAAAGTCAAATCTCGTAAAGTTTGATGAGTATTTCTTTAAAAAAAGCTATCAACATCCGTATATTAAATACATCTTATTATGTGCATAATTAAATACAATTATGAATCATATCTATATATTTAATAAATGTTGAGAATTAACCTATCAATTTGATCAGATTTTACATTATTTGGCATTCTCAAAAAAAGTTACACCTTGTTTTCAGGAACGGAGATAGGAATTAACACATTACACATGCATGTCAACATTCTCTTTATGCCACCCAAATAAGGAATTTTGTGCTCAAAAAGCAAATTATGTACTATCTCCTATCTTAAATACTTGTTGCCACTTTAGGCGAAATATAGGGTaaaatatgtactccctccattctacgAAAGAAGTCTGAATTTTACAAAATTGAGATATATGTAGCTAATATAGATAGATCTAAGTTTAGACAAATCCCATACATGTTTGAACCTGCTGTTATTTAGAGCGGCAGCAAGTAATTTTTGCTAGTTTTGCCCTCACGCAAAGCCAACACAGTCTACGTACATCCCACTCCACATTGTTGTTTTATACAGTACACTTCAATCGATCGGGACGCACGATAACTAATCCCACAAAGCAGCAGCACGGAAACACACCCATAATAAATGATGAAATGAAAACTCCAAAGGACGTGGCTAGGGAGTGCGCGGGCACTGTTTTGCTCTCCGCAGTGCTCCCCCTGTCGGAATCAGACAAGCACCTGAAACGGAAAAGGTGCCCTGGACCTTTCCCTTTCTGGATTTTGGCACGCTGGTCGCATAGCACGGGAGTCTAAATTGGCTTGAAGAAAAAAGACACCCGCGCACCCAGGTCCTCCAAAACCGCTACTCCGTACGTCTCTAGCCCCTGTCCCCACCCCGCTGCTTTTGCAGAGGCCACACATGAAAAACTCCATTGCCTACACCTGGTGGCTGCAGTTTCTTACATAAAAAACACCAGATTAACATAGTAGAAAATAACTGCTCATAAAGGAAGATCGATTAGGAGCTGCTgcttctcctcctctccccaGCAGGTACTGAATAATCTCCCACTCCTCCCTGTAACTTCTTATGCATCCATGTGACTCCTAGATCTAAAAtagtactactagcatgcaaattatATTCTCCCTCCAGAGATCAACTTAGTTTGAAGTTTGAACCGTCGGAAACAGCTTACAGTCTACATCCCCCGTCCCTACAACTAAGCCTGAAGCAGAAACTCCAGGTATTCTTGAAAGAAAATGTAGTTTTCACCCTGAATTGAACAACTACAGGTAGCTGGGTAATGAACTGATACAGGTTAGTTGCTGACACATTTTTCCTGCGAAACAGGTCCATAAAGATGATGTACATCCTAGTACCAACACAGCATTGGTAATATGCATATTATCTGGGATGTAATTTAAGGGCACGAAGAAAAAAATTCAACTTGAAAAGTACAGCAGAGACAAGGAATGTAAGAAACTTGTTCATTATCTTGCTCCTGTGGCAAAATTGGAAGTCTAAATACAAACATTGTTTCGGTTTTTTTAAGCGGAAACATTGTCACAGCTACCACAACGATATTACGCAGATGTTTTGTAGGTGACAAAGTACAAGTCTTGTGCCCTTTATACCTTGTGCTGTGTGTCTTTATACCTTGTGCTGTGTGTCTTTATGTAAAACTACATAAAGAGAGAAATAATTCAGTTAGATGTGATGTTGTATAACAAACATGTATGCATTgtgaatgtagcaaaaaaaaatgttTACTGACATAAGAACTTCTTTTATTGCAGATATGTATGGTCTTGTTAGAGTTGTAGTTTTAAACCTGAATCAACCCGCAGAAACAGATGTGGAAATGCGAAATGAACAAGGAGAACCAGATGTGGAAATGCCAAATCAACAAGGAGAACCAGATGTGGAAATGCAAGAACTTGGAGCAGCAGTTACAGGCCAGATACAATAAGATGAAGTGCCATTGGATGAACCACAACGAGCCTGGTGATGTTGACAGTGAAAATAAGCCCACTACTAGTCATCCAAACAGCAGCACCCTTCCATCTGCTGACACAGGGGATGGGACAAGCCAAATACTTTCTAGTGAAGAATCTGCTAGCGATGACGAGGTTCAGTCTACACAAAGCAATCAGAATCCACCCAAGACCCACTACCCTGGCATGATTTTTGATTTCTGGGAAGCAGCAAAATTACACTACAACAAATATGCAAAACATATGGGTTTTCCATTAAGACCAGCACCTCCTGGAATTATACCTTGGACAAGCAAAAGGAGAAATACATCTTTGTTTGAAACAAGAGTGGCAAGAATGAGGATATAAATAAGCAGGAAGCGCCAGCTGTAAGGCAAAGGAGCCGCATCATAACTAAGAAGACGGACTCCAGGGCCATCTCAGGGTTGAGGAAAAGCGGTTAAATGGCATGTAACTATGTTCGTAGAGGAGCATACAAACGAAACGATTAAAACAATATCGTTCGAGAGATACGCAGGTCACACAGAGGTATCCCCATAGACAAAaatgattttatcaagtttttgcACAAAGTACATCCTATAAAAGTAAGTTCTTACGATTTGTGCCCCAGTGGCTAGATCTTATTAACTTTTGAAGTAGAAAGAAAAAGAATTGCCTCCAGTATATGTAACATTAAGAACTTACTCCAGTGCAAAAATAGAAGTACCAAAATAGACTATGAAGAAACCATGAACATGTTTATCCATGGTGAACTATAAGAACATCTATCAGAACTAAGATATTACATCCATCAGAACTACATGATGACATATTCTGGCAtgaaaataaataagaaaatgAAACTACATCCTTTTAAAACTGAAAAAAGAACTATATCATGAATGAGAAGTCAAAAACTACATCATGTTTAGATAACTACATACTGGTAGAAACAGTTTGCATGTATAATTGCATCCTAATAATTAGAATTTTGCAAACTATTTACATCCTAGAAAGTAGAATTTTGCACATTAGTTTGTATGTATATTAAAACTACATCCTAATAACTAGAATTTTTCATACTATTTACATAGTATTTTTAATCCAAAATGCCAATAAACAATGTTGTGAATTACAACATAAATTATGCAATGAAAGATACagtttgcataaaaattattacatCTTGAATATTAAAAAGTACATCATAAGAGGGAAAGACTTAATAATGGTTAGTTGGTTACACCGTAAACTAGTGAATTTCATGAACTAAATTATTTTGGATCCCGAACGCTGTAAACTACACCCTGAATATTAAAGTTTCATCCATGAAATTGCAGTTTCCAGAATAAGTTACATCATAACCTAATGAATTTCATATAGAACATTTTTTGTGCATCCCAAAGTCACCCCTGAATATTAAAGTTTCATCCTACAGAAGCTACATCCTTAAAATTGCAGTttccaaaaaatatttaaaaagctACATCTTGTGTgccaaaaaaaatgtacataaaAGCATAGCCAGTTAGCCACGATGATTAATACCATGATACATGCTTAAGAACACACACAAGTCTAGTTACATCCCTGTCCCTCAATAGTTGTACTCATGAACACAAACACGCTGAACTGACCAAAACGTAACCTAAACACAGACAGATATTAATATGGCCCAAATAGAAAGTCCTCTCACCTTGATCTGTGGACGAACTTGTCCCTCTGTAGTTGTACTAACGAATCGCTCAAGCTACAATTTCAGATTCCCTTCCAAAATCAACCTAGATCAAATGATAGAAACATCCGATTATATCGAGATTTTAGTGTTCTATAGATGCAAAATCTCCCAGCGAAAAACACACATAGGAGGCCGCAGGGGACTCACTGCCATCGAAGCAAACCGAACTGCGAAAATCAATCGGGAACCCTACCTGAACGAAAATAAGGACAACAGACTGAGATCCACCTAGCAGAACCCTTGTGAAGCCTTGCAGCCGATAACCAGCTCTGCTTCCCAGGCTCCCACACCCGCCGGTACCGTTGCCCCACAGACGTGCGAAGCAACCATGGATTCTGCATCATGTATTAGAGGCTTAGAGCGAACAGTCTGGTACTGGTAGGGCAAAAAACTGAGTCGTGAGACGCATGAGTGCATGTGCAAGTACAAAATTCTTGAAGTTATATTCATGCGAGCATAATCAGGGTGTAAAATTTGGGCAATAACTACATCCTGGTAGAAACGACTACAtccatttcgcaaattttaatctTTAAACTCCATCTTGTTGATGCGAAAAAATATCAGAAATCCCTATTGTCTAATAATCTAACCATAACTTCAGAGCACAAAAATACATCCTATGAGTACAATACTACATCCGTATGAGCAATCCCTTGCACATTTTAATCGTGAAAATGCATCctgttgaagcaaaaaaaaatgctTACTGTCTAATCTGCGGCTGCGCCCGCGACGGAAGGGCGAAGATGGCGCCCACGACGACTTTCTGGAGCACGAACCATACCGCGCCGGAGGTTAGACACCAGCACCATACGAGGGCGGGCCAGGGACCGAGGTCGACCCGAACGCGGAAGGAGgtcttcggcggcggcgacgacgtcgaTGTCTTCAAGGGTGGGCATGGAGGCAGAGGGAGGCGAGAACCACCCACTGATCAAGGCGGCGGGCTCGGCGTCGGAGGCCGGGAAGAAGGCGGAGGGCAGGGGCGCAGGGCGCGGCGGCCGGGGCTGGCGCATGCCTTCTCCAGGGCACGGCGGATCGCGTGGGGGCCGTCGGCAGCCATCCCTCCCGTCTCCTGTGTCCTGTGTGTGTGCCCGTGAGAGATGAAGGGGATTGTGCGTGCGTGTCACGTGGTCCTACCTGCCCCGCAGCGAGTGAGCCGTGTGATCGTTGATCGGACGGACGTGAAAGGTGAGCACCGCGTAAGACAAGACAGTGCCCACGCAATAATTAGATTTTGCGAACTCCAAAACAAGCACGCAAATTCTGCAGTGCACACCACCATTATTTTGCCACTTTCTGCACCACGTTCGTCACGCCAATACTACCGAACTGGTCGCGGTAGCAGATCCACGCTGCCAACGCtctgctcgccgtcgccgccatcgccgccgcaccTCTGATCGCCGCCGCACCTctgatcgccgccgccgcttctttCCCGCGGAATAATCAACGAACCTCCATCCCTGCCTTAAACGGGCCGGCCGCCAACCGCGCCCGACCCGCGCGCCACGCGGGACTCCGCCTACCTCCTCCGTCCGTCCGCTCCCCCCCTCTTCCTTCCTCCCTAGGATGCGCGGCACCTCCCCCCGCCTCCTCCGGCTGGAACCCTAGGCAGGCGCGCGCGCGCAGCAGGCGGCTCCCCGCGCCGATGGGGCGGCCGGGGTACCTCACGCTGCCCATCTTCTCCGTGCTCGCGGCGATCGGCTACGTCTACTACACCACCGTCTTCNNNNNNNNNNNNNNNNNNNNNNNNNNNNNNNNNNNNNNNNNNNNNNNNNNNNNNNNNNNNNNNNNNNNNNNNNNNNNNNNNNNNNNNNNNNNNNNNNNNNaaagatgtcctcaaagaaattAGCATCATTCGACTTCATAATTGTACCAATATGCATGGGATACCTCAGATTTCACTATCaaaaatctatagccaatgctatgaaatgcatatcccaaaCACAATCAcggttttggtccaagcttgcgctcttAGGTATTGGCATACAGTCCTTTGTAACAGCCCCAAGTACGTAAGTAGGAGAGTTTCATCCTTTTGCTTTCCCATTACTCAAATggagtaatggttttgttctttgtgggaacacggtttaggacatgacacgcggtcattatcgcctcccccaccatacctttgatagacccgatgtatctaacatggcgttaaccaaatcagttagagtattTCTTTCTTTACGGCCACCCCATTAGATTGAGGTGAGTAGGAGGAAAGTCCTCTGGATAATACCATGCTccacacaaaaagaatcaaattcattggaaaaatactctccaccacgatcagacctaagcTGTTTAATCTTtcaatcaagttggttttctgcttcaacATTAcacattttgaagtgattaaaagcttcatctttcgatttcagaaggtacacataacaatatcgagtggagtcatcaattaacatcatgaagtatatttttctaccttttttcaaCTCGCCATTCATCTCacaaagatctgaatgtatgagttccAGCGGTGACAAATCTCTTAGCTCCCGAGCGATCTTGTAGACTTgcaggttgcttagcttgcacagtTGACCTTGGAACTCATGACGGTAGTAAATTTTGGAGATTAAATTCATAttggctagccgcgtcatgcacccaaaattaatatgacaaagtcacgAATGCCAAATATTAGGAagctcactactaacaattattcttatgattaataatttgagtataaGTATGataaagataagcggaacaagcgtCCACACTCATAACCCCTTCAACAAATTGTCCATACTTGAAATTACAGCTTTATTGGACTAAAAAGCCAACctttaaaaccatctcgacataaaagcgatccgtgACGAGATTCTTATTGATGGAGGCATTAACACTTTACATTCTTCAATTGGATGAGTCTTCCCGAGTAAACTTCAGATTCTTATTACCAACACCATGAACGAAGCATGTAGACGTTTCCATCGGCACGgagcaagtccttgcgacctcatagaaaacatggaaacatcgggaacatacatgtgtattggcacgtatcaatccaccaatatccatatgcctcaactcatactttccggatacttaatcccacctttataaccacccatttacgcaagtggcgtttgatgtaatcaaagtacctttccggtataagtgatttacatgatctcatggtcataaggactaggtaactatgtatcgaaagcttatagcaaataacttaatgacgagatcttatgctatgcttaattgggtgtgtccattacatcattcatataatgatataaccttgttattaataacatccaatgttcatgattatgaaactaatcatccattaatcaacaagctagtttaagaggcatactagggacttcttgttgtctacatatcacacatgtactaatgtttcggttaatacaattatagcatgatatataaacatttatcataaacataaagatataaataataaccactttattattgcctctagggcatatctccttcaaaatcTCTTACCTcagcagtcttgtgagacttacaAGGTTGCTTGGCTTGCACACACACTTGACACTTGGAACTCTTGACAGTAGTAAATTTTGGAATTAAATTCATAttggctagccgcgtcatgcacccaaaattaatatgacaaagtcgtgaatgccaaatattggactcactatcattgctaacatgattaataatttgagtacataagtctgataaatataagcggaacaagcctccgcactcatagccttttccaacaaattgtccatacttagaaatcacaactttattggactcaaaaaccaacttaaaaccatctcgacataagagCGATCCGCTGACGAGATTCTTATTGATGGAGGGAACGTGTTGCACATTCTTCAGTTTGATGGTCTTCcctgaagtaaacttcagatttaccgtaccaacaccatgaacagaagcacgtgagccgtttcccatcagcacggagcaaGTCTTGCGACCCagcgtccttcatctcagtatcgccAGCAATAACAACATTAGCGGTCTTGCCGCCATTCCCACGCTTATCATAGCAATTAGGGCAATTAGGAGCCCAATGGTCAGGCTCGCCACGGACGTGGAGAGCCCCTTTCTTCTTATCagtcttcttcttgaagttggttgagtgtgAGGTCTTGTTCTTACCATCAAACTTGCCTTTGCCTTCagatttgttcttgttcttgaacttgtgggattggaagtttttcttctgtaccacattggcactaggaCCGCCCTCAAAATCTCGAGCACGTGtatcctttgctctcgccttttcttccacatgaagagacccaatgagatccgaaacggaaaactcttgtctcttatgtttcagagaagaagcaaagttcctccatgaaggagtaagcttggcaataatgccaccggctacaaatttgtccggtaaggtacacttaaactgctcaagTTCTTTGGAAAgtgactgtatctcatgagcttgctcAACAACGGAGCGCTCACCAGTCatcttgtagtcatagtattgctccatgacatacaactCAGTGCCagcatccgagaccccaaatttggcctcgagtgcATCCCACGCATCCTTACCATGCTCAAAATTCACGTacaggtcaacaatgttgtccgcaAGAATACTGAAGAGAGCCGCCTTAAACATGACATCGGCTTTCTTGTAACCTTCCTCCTGAGCAGGAGAAAGATCACCCTCAGGTTTGCCAAGAAGGGCGCTATCGCAGTCCAGGTTTTGAAACCAGAGAACTGCCCTCGTGCGCCACCTCTTATAGTGCGAACCATCAAAGAGAGGCGGCCTAGTAGCAGCGGCAATGCCACTTGAATTCatttgcctataatcaggtttttggattgttgaatatataagtaaaTTATCATATGAATTAATCCGAACTAAtacttgataaatcatgactacataGACATCAGATGAACTAATCATACAGATCAACATAGTAGATGAACATATAGCATCTAGACAAGATAAACCTATCGTATCTACTCCAAACAGTATTGCTAGGAACTCTAGTAAGATCTGAAACAAGGAGGACAAAAACGTGTACCGTCCAGCGTTGGCGGCAGCATCATCctggttgtcgcccatgttgaggttgtcgaagaggttgtcgatgtccgggaagaagtcgtcgttcgggagctcgtcgtcgaacgacgtcgtgttgccagtagtcgcgcgtaagtgttccccaaaaacctgattgcccctcacctgtACAGATCTACGAGAGGCAGGGTTTCGGAGGCCTACTGCCCCGCCGCTCGGTGTACGCCGAAGGATGGGATGAGTAAGACGAAggtggcggcgcaatgaactggaaaaaaGCGGTCGCATATGGTGTCTCGTACAGGCTAGGGTTTGCGTCCGCGCTTTGCGGTTCGAGAAGGTCGTGGGACGCAGCCCACGTACGagtccacgatccagaaaaaccggaacaaAAACGGCTGAGTtaacgtccgttaatgactcataattgattacacaattaattttctAAGCATCAAAaatataagctcggctcggcgagattcccgcaacccgcggcgcggcgcGTCGTGATGTGCGTGCGTGATGAGGCGTGGcgtggcgggcggcggaggaggaggagtgcgcgaggcgcCGTGACGAGGCGTGgcgggcggcagaggaggaggagtgtgcgaggcctctctctcttctcactcacttattaggactagaacagcccaccttatataccactccaactctctcccaactagcaatgtgggaccaaACTTTAGTCTCACCCCTTGCCATTCCCACATGGGCCAagagaatttcagaatttgtattgGGACATGGCTAAGGCTCAAGGCAAAATTCCAGCAGTATGCATGCATTAGCATTGTATTAGCTTGATGCAAAACAACAAAAGGTGCCTGGCAGGGGTGTTTCGATGCAGTCCTGTCGTCTGAATGTGGACAAACTGTTCGAGACCTTTTATCTGCCTGTGTTTATTAATCATTGAAAAAAAAGGTAAATGATAATCTCATAATTGTTACCCCCCCTTGCTTCACCCTAATAATTGAATGTGGTGGTGTATCACCTCTGAACTGAAACATGTGAAAGGTTTATGGGACCTTCAACGCGAATGACAAAAACATCTTTAGccttttatgtttcatagctttcGATTTTCTTTTCAGATAGACTCGTAGCCTCTTGCTACACCACATATGCAATGCAAATGGAATGCAGCTTACTTTGTGAACTTCCCAAGCTAACTGTGGCCCTCAGGGTCAAATCCATAACCACCTTTGTTTAATCTTTTCATTTGCCATCCTCTTCTCAGCCCTGTGAATATTAATGTCGGAGCAGAATCAAATCACTGTTCTCGTAATCTCGTGTCATATATTTTGGAAGCTTTGCAGTGTGTGAATGCTGCTAGCTTATTGCTTAGAGCCGTGGGGTTGTTGCAGTGGAGGTGGAGCTTGCTGCTTTCGCCAGATTGGATGTGCATGCTACCCTGTGATCTGACCTGGTCTTTTTTTTGACTGGGACCCAGTTAAAAGTGTCTCGTTCTGTCTTGGTAACTAAGGGAAACCATGGAGGTTAGGGAACCAACAACTAGTAGTACATGTCTGAAATAAGCACCATGTCTAATGCTTAAAGGTGAGATAACCTCCAGGTCCAGATGGATATGAATTAGTATTCCCTAATGCATGTCTAAATAACAAGGGAGTCTCTTTTTCAGAAAAGTAATCCATCGGCGCGTCAGTTTCTTTACTTGACATCGATCTATACACCTATTCAGCAGTAACTAGTATCAGGTAACTAAGCATGGAAGTTTTCTGCTCGCGAGACCAGAATGTGTTTCGAATTCAGTAAGGTTGCGCCGTTAGTCATTACGCTATAGTACTATACGTAGTAACCTGAAGGATGACACTTGACACAGTAACAGGTAGCCTTTCGTTTCCAGTATCATCTGCAGGTAGATCGAGAGGAGCAAGATCTTAAAGTTGGTTGCGATGTGACAAAAAAGCACTGCAGCCAGTTAGCTGCGACGCAAACGGCCGGCCGGTTTTTCGTCTGGCGTCAAGTTGAAGTACCACCTTCATCAGTCCTCGCTGAAACTGCTAGAGCTGTCGTAGCCTGGGCGGCGTACGTTTGGCGTCGTGGAGCGAGTGGTGTTGGTTGGGCGTGCATTGCGCTTCTCGTAGCCGTGTATGTAACGACCTCGTCGTCCTCGACCGAGGCGTCGGAGCCACGCTTACGGCGGGGGCGGTCGACCCTAGCCGGTGATATTAAACTGCGATACGGTCAGTCTCGAGTTGCCATCGGAGTATCGGCTTGCATGGTGGATTGATGATTGCCCATTCGGTCGAGTTGGGCTTCGATCGGATCATCATCGTCCAGAAGAAAAACAGGAAAAGAAACGCGGAGAAAACTACTCGCGACCCGCCGGCAAAGCATGGATGGATGGCTACGTCTCATTTGTTAGCATAATAACCATGTTCTAGAAAACAAAGGATATTTTAGTAGAGCTATAACATCCTCGATGCAGTTGCTAATTACTGGTAAGTCTTTCTTTTaagttttttgtattttcgattatGGAAGATAGATGTACGTATCTCTCTAGCTTATGCATCATGAGATACACGCAACCAAATTGTTGCAGAAGAGTTGgtctcactggtagaaaaaaggccatcagtcgcggtgcgcaactgccattgatcgcggttgcg from Lolium rigidum isolate FL_2022 chromosome 4, APGP_CSIRO_Lrig_0.1, whole genome shotgun sequence encodes the following:
- the LOC124650384 gene encoding glycerol-3-phosphate acyltransferase 5-like, translated to MVTMSASAPEAVPVSVVAELEGTLLREACTFPYYMLVAFEASGLFRFAALLALWPVLQLIDLLLPGRRLAARCAAFVATAGVPRAELEAVARAVLPKFMADDVDPAAWAAFGACKGRRVVVARDMPRVMVEWFAREHLGADHVVGSELEYSRLRRCTGLVKGGGDDDVTQRVRALFADGERPDLGLGRSEMARSSFLPFCKEQLQPPFSVDYDMAMQPKCAPFRPVIFHDGRLVRRPTALMSLAILFWIPLGVLLAFVRITLGLVLPIQALPYIAPFVGGAVITRGHPPPPTTAKDGSPSGVLFVCTHRTLMDPVALAFVLGRRVAAVTYSLSRLSELLSPIPTVRLTRDRETDAARMLAELARGDVAVCPEGTTCREPFLLRFSALFAELSDRIVPVATNYRVGLFHPTTARGWKAMDPIFFFMNPRPVYEVTFLNQLPAEATCAAGKSAVDVANYVQRILAATLGFECTTLTRRDKYRVLAGNDGIVGVKPAAAAAAATKPGWQRRVKEVLGFLLH